In Paenibacillus durus, the DNA window AAAGACAGCGATAATAAGGCTAGTCCACAGCACCGGATATGTAAACCCGGTGAACAGCAGGAACACCGGCGTCAATGCAACGAACAGCAGCGACCCGAGCGAGACGTAACGGGTAACAACGATGGACAGAATGGCGATAATTCCAGCGTACAGCGCAGGCACCAAGGCTAGTGTCGCCATTACGCCAATCGTGGTCGCGATACCTTTTCCGCCTTTGAAATGAAAGTAAAGCGGCCAGTTATGCCCGATAATCGCCGCTATACCGCAGGCTGCGGAGACCCAGCCTCCCCACCCGCCAGCCCATACACCGAGCCAAACGGCGATAATGCCTTTGAGCACATCCAGGACCAGCACCAGTATGGCGGGTCCTGTTCCAAGAACCCGCAGCGTATTGGTTGCTCCTGCGTTGCCGCTCCCGTAATGACGGATATCAATGCCCTTAATCAGCCTTGCCAGCAGCACGCTAAAGCTGACGGAGCCAAGCAGATAACTAACAACAATTACTACAATTTCAAACGCCACGCTTCTTCTCCCCTATTCATCGTCGGATTTGCGCCGTGTAAAGATTCGGATCGGCGTTCCCTCAAAATTAAACGCACCGCGGATTTTGTTCTCCAGGTAACGTTCATAGGAGAAGTGCATCAGCGAAGGATCGTTGACGAATACGACAATCGTCGGCGGCT includes these proteins:
- the plsY gene encoding glycerol-3-phosphate 1-O-acyltransferase PlsY gives rise to the protein MAFEIVVIVVSYLLGSVSFSVLLARLIKGIDIRHYGSGNAGATNTLRVLGTGPAILVLVLDVLKGIIAVWLGVWAGGWGGWVSAACGIAAIIGHNWPLYFHFKGGKGIATTIGVMATLALVPALYAGIIAILSIVVTRYVSLGSLLFVALTPVFLLFTGFTYPVLWTSLIIAVFAFWRHRTNIIKIAQRRENKIGSKSKGGKRVV